Proteins encoded in a region of the Phaenicophaeus curvirostris isolate KB17595 chromosome 1, BPBGC_Pcur_1.0, whole genome shotgun sequence genome:
- the TAF13 gene encoding transcription initiation factor TFIID subunit 13, with protein MADEEEDGPFEEDAEEAGGGLDGGQGKRKRLFSKELRCMMYGFGDDQNPYTESVDILEDLVIEFITEMTHKAMSIGRQGRVQVEDIVFLIRKDPRKFARVKDLLTMNEELKRARKAFDEANYGS; from the exons ATGGCTgacgaggaggaggatgggCCC TTCGAAGAAGATGCAGAAGAAGCGGGTGGGGGCCTGGATGGAGggcaaggaaagaggaagaggttGTTCTCCAAAGAAC TAAGATGCATGATGTACGGATTCGGGGATGACCAGAACCCTTACACAGAATCAGTGGACATTCTTGAGGACCTGGTAATAGAGTTTATCACAGAAATG ACACACAAGGCCATGTCGATTGGGAGGCAGGGTCGTGTACAGGTTGAGGACATCGTCTTTCTAATCCGGAAGGACCCCAGGAAGTTTGCCAGAGTTAAAGACCTCCTAACTATGAATGAAGAACTGAAACGAGCCAGAAAGGCCTTTGATGAAGCAAACTATGGGTCTTGA
- the NEPRO gene encoding nucleolus and neural progenitor protein, giving the protein MAAPEAAWNRLDVPWPASSATIAVANAHPAVRWVAELRRRCGVASKRLSGPGLAAEGRVLQAVLYVYHSRLLRHRPYLALQQVEQCLKRLWKMNLVGCIETLAGLIPKKNTSQAHAECLVPSQPMLETVALKVLGGCKLILRLLDCCCKAFLLSVRHLCSEEFILMNTVASGLLSRLWIHYRCVLQSLMSLYDVLSTSLQLVSETQQMPYINGFAFPSDISNFLGVNISYEVKKQKARMLTKKTSTNWLKKFFPTMPEAVSDVGKKRSSATYRSAVKKRSILCPADIGEPVLLSGASRGKQLGFDVKSLLRPSRSLTHGGTSIASPAFKATSSLSSHIAKLQHTGYLVQMVRAAVSFGELSEALRKAILWCKANKFKSAAYFLRNKLLKSNRLHHVEAQGCSLKKKLCCVKTSVRKYLLNGSQNTYWPKCYRGAWFCRRRIKSSTCLKRTVRQKLSERFGVCENSASVILPAYQDGTLTWEGRSNADTGSVKLTTVGTPKQLLLEGSPGSVWKEATENMDIDSIFAAVGV; this is encoded by the exons ATGGCGGCGCCCGAGGCGGCGTGGAACAGGCTGGACGTGCCGTGGCCCGCGAGCAGCGCCACGATAGCCGTGGCGAACGCGCACCCCGCAG TGCGCTGGGTAGCTGAGCTGCGGCGGCGCTGCGGCGTGGCCAGCAAGCGGCTGTCCGGCCCTGGCCTGGCCGCTGAGGGACGCGTCCTGCAGGCCGTGCTCTACGTGTACCACAGCAGGCTGCTCCGGCACCGGCCCTACCTGGCCCTGCAGCAG gtaGAACAATGCTTGAAGCGCCTGTGGAAAATGAACTTGGTGGGCTGCATTGAAACTTTGGCAGGACTGATTCCCAA gaaaaatacatCCCAAGCCCATGCAGAGTGCTTAGTTCCCAGCCAGCCTATGCTGGAAACAGTAGCGCTGAAGGTGTTGGGAGGTTGCAAACTCATACTACGTCTGCTGGACTGCTGCTGTAAAGCTTTTCT CTTGTCTGTTAGACATCTCTGCTCAGAAGAATTCATACTTATGAACACTGTGGCTTCGGGGTTGTTGAGCCGGCTATG gATTCACTACAGGTGTGTATTGCAGAGCCTCATGTCCTTGTATGACGTGTTGTCAACATCGCTTCAGCTGGTATCTGAGACCCAACAGATGCCGTATATCAATGGGTTTGCCTTCCCATCTGATATCAGTAACTTCCTTGGAGTTAACATTTCTTATGAGGTGAAGAAGCAAAAGGCTAGAATGCTTACAAAGAAAACCTCCACCAACTGGCTGAAGAAGTTCTTCCCAACAATGCCAGAAGCAGTGTCAGATGttggaaaaaagagaagttctGCGACCTACAGGAGTGCTGTGAAAAAACGTAGCATCCTCTGCCCTGCAGACATTGGAGAGCCAGTCCTGCTGTCCGGAGCTAGCAGAG GGAAGCAGCTGGGATTTGATGTGAAGAGCTTACTCAGACCATCCAGATCTCTAACACATGGG GGCACAAGCATTGCATCACCAGCTTTTAAAGCAACATCATCACTTTCCTCTCATATAGCAAAACTCCAGCATACTGGATATCTTGTACAAATGGTCCGAGCAGCTGTGTCGTTTGGGGAACTGTCTGAGGCACTCAGAAAAGCTATTCTGTGGTGCAAAGCCAACAAATTTAAATCAGCAGCTTATTTTCTGCGTAACAAGTTGTTGAAAAGCAACCGGCTGCACCATGTGGAGGCACAAGGATGCAG CTTGAAGAAAAAACTCTGCTGTGTCAAAACATCTGTCCGTAAATACCTCCTAAATGGGTCACAAAACACATACTGGCCAAAGTGCTACCGTGGGGCATGGTTCTGTCGAAGGAGGATTAAATCATCTACATGCTTGAAGAGGACTGTTCGGCAAAAATTGTCTGAGCGTTTTGGAGTCTGTGAGAACAGTGCGTCAGTCATCCTCCCAGCTTACCAGGATGGGACTCTGACCTGGGAAGGACGCTCCAATGCTGATACAGGCTCTGTCAAACTAACCACAGTGGGAACACctaagcagctgctgctggaaggaagTCCTGGCTCTGTCTGGAAAGAAGCTACTGAGAACATGGACATTGACTCTATTTTTGCAGCGGTGGGTGTCTGA
- the GTPBP8 gene encoding GTP-binding protein 8, with translation MLLQAGSRLPPPALSSLRGALRGGRRGSLFPLERLWRGLSPGAEAARPPFRPGLAALQRAEELFRAGPGHRIAYLSSAVRMGHAPPAALPEVCFIGRSNVGKSSLIRALFSLSPEVEVRVSKTPGHTKKMNFFKVGKYFTLVDMPGYGYRAPQDFVEMVEAYLQERRNLKRTFLLVDGVVGLQKADYIGIEMLEEFGIPYVMVLTKIDRASKGLLLKNVLEIQEFVKEKTQGCFPQLFLVSSLEFSGVHLLRCFIAHVTGNLPVVEAT, from the exons atGCTGCTGCAGGCCGGGTCGCGGCTGCCGCCGCCGGCGCTGTCGTCGCTGCGGGGGGCGCTGCGTGGCGGGCGGCGGGGCTCGCTGTTCCCGCTGGAGCGGCTGTGGCGGGGCCTGTCGCCGGGGGCGGAGGCGGCGCGGCCCCCGTTCCGGCCCGGGCTGGCGGCGCTGCAGCGGGCCGAGGAGCTGTTCCGGGCCGGGCCCGGGCACCGCATCGCCTACCTCAGCTCCGCCGTGCGCATGGGGCacgcgccgcccgccgccctgCCCGAG GTGTGCTTCATTGGCCGAAGTAACGTGGGGAAATCATCACTAATTCGGGCCTTGTTTTCACTGTCTCCAGAAGTGGAGGTCAGAGTGTCAAAAACTCCG GGCCACACCAAGAAGATGAATTTTTTCAAAGTAGGGAAGTACTTTACTCTGGTGGATATGCCAGGATACGGCTACCGTGCCCCGCAAGACTTTGTGGAGATGGTGGAGGCCTACCTGCAGGAACGGCGCAA CTTGAAGAGGACTTTTCTATTAGTTGATGGTGTAGTAGGACTCCAGAAAGCAGATTATATTGGAATAGAGATGCTGGAAGAGTTTGGGATTCCTTATGTG ATGGTGCTAACAAAAATTGACCGAGCTTCTAAGGGACTGTTGTTAAAGAATGTACTGGAGATCCAGGAGTTTGTAAAGGAGAAAACTCAGGGATGTTTTCCTCAGCTGTTCTTAGTCAG CTCTCTGGAGTTTTCAGGGGTTCACTTGCTAAGGTGTTTTATAGCCCATGTTACTGGAAACCTGCCTGTTGTAGAGGCCACCTGA